In Temnothorax longispinosus isolate EJ_2023e chromosome 10, Tlon_JGU_v1, whole genome shotgun sequence, a single window of DNA contains:
- the Cry2 gene encoding cryptochrome 2, with amino-acid sequence MTGSTNNEMGQGVTSGVRSDGGKHTVHWFRKGLRLHDNPSLREGLAGASTFRCVFVLDPWFAGSTNIGINKWRFLLQCLEDLDCSLRKLNSRLFVIRGQPADALPKLFKEWGTTNLTFEEDPEPFGRVRDHNISALCKELGISVVQRVSHTLYRLDEIIERNGGKPPLTYHQFQNVVAGMDPPEPPVPTVTAACIGSAYTPLKDDHDDHYGVPTLEELGFDTENLLPPMWVGGESEALARLERHLERKAWVASFGRPKMTPQSLLPSQTGLSPYLRFGCLSTRLFYYQLTDLYKKIKKAVPPLSLHGQLLWREFFYCAATKNPNFDRMQGNPICVQIPWDKNVEALAKWANGQTGFPWIDAIMTQLREEGWIHHLARHAVACFLTRGDLWISWEEGMKVFDELLLDADWSVNAGMWMWLSCSSFFQQFFHCYCPVRFGRKADPNGDYIKRYLPVLKNFPTRYIHEPWNAPLSIQHAAKCIIGKEYSLPMVNHGKSSRINIERMKQVYQQLNKYRGNRTSFKGENIGLLNALLAPPAKDSDEEKMKQDSSNRDNEQKMETISSPTQQQQQQQQQ; translated from the exons ATGACGGGAAGTACTAACAACGAGATGGGCCAGGGGGTGACCTCGGGAGTTCGAAGCGACGGCGGGAAGCACACGGTTCACTGGTTCCGTAAAGGACTCCGGCTGCACGACAACCCCTCGTTGAGGGAGGGTCTCGCGGGGGCGTCCACTTTCCGGTGCGTCTTCGTCCTGGACCCCTGGTTCGCCGGAAGTACCAACATTGGCATCAATAAATGGAG ATTCCTGCTGCAATGTTTAGAAGATCTGGACTGTTCTCTGAGGAAACTAAATTCCCGGCTGTTCGTGATCCGGGGACAGCCGGCCGACGCGCTTCCCAAGCTCTTCAAAGAATGGGGCACGACAAACCTGACTTTCGAGGAGGATCCGGAGCCGTTTGGCCGCGTACGAGATCACAATATCTCAGCCCTCTGTAAGGAGCTCGGTATCTCGGTGGTCCAGAGAGTTTCGCACACTCTTTACAGACTAGATGA GATCATAGAGAGAAATGGTGGGAAACCGCCGTTGACCTATCATCAATTTCAAAACGTCGTCGCCGGCATGGACCCGCCAGAACCGCCGGTACCGACGGTGACTGCCGCCTGCATCGGCAGCGCCTATACACCCCTGAAGGACGACCACGACGACCATTACGGAGTACCCACCCTCGAGGAACTCG GCTTCGACACGGAAAATCTGTTGCCGCCGATGTGGGTCGGCGGCGAGAGCGAGGCCCTGGCTAGGCTCGAACGTCACCTCGAGAGGAAGGCATGGGTGGCGAGCTTCGGCAGGCCGAAGATGACGCCGCAATCCTTATTACCGAGTCAGACCGGGCTCTCGCCATATCTGCGATTCGGCTGTCTCAGTACGCGGCTGTTTTACTATCAGCTCACCGATTTGTACAAAAAG ATAAAGAAAGCGGTGCCGCCGCTGTCGTTGCACGGGCAGCTTCTCTGGCGCGAATTCTTTTACTGCGCCGCGACGAAGAATCCCAATTTCGATCGGATGCAGGGCAATCCGATTTGCGTGCAGATACCGTGGGACAAGAACGTGGAGGCGCTCGCAAAGTGGGCGAAC GGTCAGACGGGATTTCCGTGGATTGATGCGATCATGACGCAGCTGCGGGAAGAGGGTTGGATACATCACCTGGCCAGACACGCTGTGGCTTGCTTCTTGACCAGGGGCGACCTTTGGATTTCATGGGAAGAAGGAATGAAG GTGTTCGACGAGCTTCTCTTAGACGCGGACTGGTCCGTCAATGCCGGCATGTGGATGTGGCTGTCGTGCAGTTCGTTCTTCCAACAGTTTTTCCACTGCTACTGCCCCGTACGCTTCGGCAGGAAAGCTGATCCGAACGGCGATTATATCAA ACGCTACCTGCCGGTGCTGAAGAACTTCCCGACCAGGTACATTCACGAGCCCTGGAACGCGCCGCTCAGTATACAGCACGCCGCCAAGTGCATCATCGGCAAGGAGTACTCGTTGCCGATGGTGAACCACGGCAAGAGCTCGCGCATCAACATCGAGCGGATGAAACAGGTGTACCAGCAGCTGAATAAGTATCGCGGTAACA GGACCTCGTTTAAGGGAGAGAACATCG GCTTGCTGAACGCATTGCTGGCACCACCGGCGAAGGACAGCGACGAGGAGAAGATGAAGCAGGACTCGTCGAATCGGGATAACGAGCAGAAAATGGAGACCATCAGCAGCCCCacgcaacagcaacagcaacaacagcaacagTAG